One Bartonella tribocorum CIP 105476 genomic window carries:
- a CDS encoding M16 family metallopeptidase codes for MDVDVCRLSNGLTIATHTMQQIDSVALGIWVKVGSRNETFTQHGIAHLLEHMAFKGTENRTAFQIATDIEDVGGEINATTSIETTAYFARVLKSDIPLAIDILADILMHSKFDEDELEREKQVIFQEIGAAHDTPDDIVFDHFTETAFRHQSLGRSILGTAKTIRSFTSADLHDFINKQYSADRMIVVAAGAVKHESFLKEVENRLGTFRSYSTASPTNLANYVGGDFREYRDLMDTQIVLGFEGRAYHARDFYATQILSIILGGGMSSRLFQEVREKRGLCYSIYAFHWGFSDTGLFGVHAATGQEGLKELLPVILDELSKTSKNIQANELQRAQTQYRANLIMSQENPSSQAHLIARQILLYGRPIPMSETIERLNLITPKRLTDLAHRLFTSSTPTLTAVGPVGPLMNFDDLTSTLSCKIK; via the coding sequence ATGGATGTAGATGTCTGTCGTCTTAGTAATGGTTTGACTATCGCCACACATACAATGCAACAGATTGATAGTGTCGCACTGGGAATATGGGTTAAAGTAGGCTCACGCAATGAAACCTTCACACAGCATGGCATTGCCCATCTGCTTGAACATATGGCTTTTAAAGGAACCGAAAACCGTACTGCTTTTCAAATTGCAACCGATATTGAAGATGTTGGTGGTGAAATCAATGCCACAACCAGTATTGAAACAACAGCTTACTTTGCACGTGTCCTTAAAAGCGATATCCCACTTGCTATCGACATTTTAGCCGATATTTTGATGCATTCAAAATTTGACGAAGACGAACTAGAACGAGAAAAACAAGTCATTTTTCAGGAAATTGGTGCCGCCCATGACACGCCTGATGATATTGTTTTTGATCATTTTACAGAAACAGCCTTTCGCCATCAATCCCTTGGTCGTTCTATTTTAGGAACAGCTAAAACTATTCGATCATTTACATCTGCTGATCTTCATGATTTCATCAATAAACAATATAGTGCAGATCGCATGATTGTTGTTGCGGCAGGAGCTGTAAAACACGAAAGTTTTCTAAAAGAAGTTGAAAATCGTCTTGGCACTTTTCGCTCCTATTCAACCGCCTCTCCTACTAATCTTGCCAATTATGTCGGCGGCGACTTTCGTGAATATCGCGATTTAATGGATACTCAAATTGTTCTAGGGTTTGAAGGACGTGCTTATCACGCGCGTGATTTTTATGCGACCCAAATTCTTTCAATCATTCTTGGTGGAGGAATGTCCTCACGTCTTTTTCAAGAAGTAAGAGAAAAACGTGGATTATGCTATTCTATTTATGCTTTTCATTGGGGGTTTTCAGATACTGGGCTTTTTGGTGTTCATGCGGCTACTGGACAAGAAGGGCTCAAAGAGCTTCTACCTGTGATTCTTGATGAACTTTCCAAAACGAGCAAAAATATTCAGGCCAATGAACTCCAACGAGCACAAACACAATATCGTGCTAATCTCATAATGTCACAGGAAAATCCTTCTAGTCAAGCACATCTCATTGCGCGCCAAATACTTCTTTACGGTCGCCCCATTCCAATGTCGGAAACAATTGAACGCCTCAATCTCATAACACCCAAAAGGTTAACGGATTTAGCGCATCGCCTTTTTACAAGTTCCACGCCAACACTTACTGCTGTCGGACCTGTAGGACCCCTCATGAATTTTGATGATTTAACGTCAACTCTTTCATGTAAGATAAAATAA
- the thrC gene encoding threonine synthase has protein sequence MQYISTRGESPALSFTETIMTGLASDGGLYLPDKFPQLSFDALRALRGQSYTTIATTLLWPFVNNEIEYTAFENMIAESYTTFHHPAICPLRQTGTDEFILELFHGPTLAFKDVAMQFLSRLMDYVLTKKNRFATIIAATSGDTGGAAIQACAGKEHSDIFILFPKGRVSPIQQRQMTTNQSTNVHAIAIEGNFDDCQALVKAMFNDHHFRKKRALSGVNSINWARIMAQIVYYFSSALSLGAPDRAVSFTVPTGNFGDIFAGYVAARMGLPIAQLVIATNDNDILARTLTSGTYETQPIVHTTSPSMDIQVSSNFERLLFESGNRDPMWIRNAMENLKKMGSFTLNEKQLKNIRSLFSAGKSNMAETAQTIDRVYKESGYLVDPHTAVALKVARENKKPHIPMIVLATAHPAKFPDTIKNACGLHAPWPSHLNDIMEGEEHFISLANDEKTVKDYISLKSRASY, from the coding sequence ATGCAATATATCAGCACGAGAGGTGAATCTCCTGCTTTAAGCTTTACGGAAACAATCATGACAGGGCTGGCAAGTGATGGTGGACTTTATCTTCCAGATAAATTTCCACAATTATCATTTGATGCGTTACGCGCACTTCGCGGTCAGTCTTATACAACAATTGCTACAACACTTCTATGGCCCTTTGTAAATAACGAGATCGAGTACACAGCTTTTGAAAATATGATTGCTGAATCTTATACAACCTTCCACCATCCAGCAATCTGTCCGTTACGACAAACTGGAACAGATGAGTTTATCCTTGAACTCTTTCATGGGCCTACTTTAGCTTTTAAAGATGTCGCAATGCAGTTTCTTTCTCGGCTAATGGATTATGTTTTGACTAAAAAAAATAGATTTGCAACGATTATTGCCGCAACATCGGGTGATACAGGAGGAGCTGCGATACAAGCTTGTGCTGGAAAAGAACACTCAGATATTTTTATTTTATTTCCTAAAGGACGTGTATCACCTATTCAACAACGGCAAATGACAACTAATCAAAGTACAAATGTTCATGCCATTGCCATTGAAGGAAATTTTGATGATTGCCAAGCTCTTGTCAAAGCAATGTTTAATGATCATCATTTTCGTAAAAAAAGAGCTCTTTCAGGTGTTAATTCTATAAATTGGGCGCGTATTATGGCGCAAATTGTTTACTATTTTTCATCTGCACTTTCTTTAGGTGCTCCTGATAGAGCTGTTTCATTTACTGTTCCTACTGGAAATTTTGGTGATATTTTTGCAGGTTATGTTGCTGCTCGTATGGGATTACCCATTGCTCAATTGGTTATTGCAACGAATGATAATGATATCCTTGCACGTACATTGACCAGCGGTACTTACGAAACACAACCAATCGTCCATACAACCTCACCTTCTATGGATATTCAAGTCTCTTCTAATTTTGAACGTTTACTTTTTGAAAGTGGTAATCGTGATCCAATGTGGATTCGCAACGCAATGGAAAATTTGAAAAAAATGGGATCTTTCACTCTTAATGAAAAGCAACTCAAAAATATTCGTTCTCTCTTTTCCGCTGGAAAAAGTAACATGGCTGAAACCGCACAAACAATTGATCGTGTCTATAAAGAAAGTGGATATCTTGTCGATCCACATACAGCCGTCGCCCTTAAAGTAGCGCGCGAAAATAAAAAACCGCATATTCCAATGATCGTCCTTGCCACGGCGCATCCGGCTAAATTTCCTGATACGATTAAAAATGCTTGTGGACTTCATGCCCCATGGCCATCTCATCTCAATGATATCATGGAAGGTGAAGAACACTTCATAAGTCTTGCTAATGATGAAAAAACAGTCAAAGATTATATTTCTTTAAAATCGCGTGCATCTTATTAA